In Mytilus edulis chromosome 7, xbMytEdul2.2, whole genome shotgun sequence, a single genomic region encodes these proteins:
- the LOC139481318 gene encoding uncharacterized protein, which yields MWYEVLKLCRTFFIHTHFMKFLLMDSYMLILVVVSLVFSQKADSNNGNLKKMHYDFFDSGCGKLRYVNLDTTYQVECTNKYCFGKHDSCLLPFTGSNSIDIVCAQVIELQCGGQIILRIDYRGGYNGTGFKEYNCLREVDEKKRYCGKYIHIVSLQKQIVNFKIHDVVDSSIKVWITAYRPDEMKLSSDNPNVNSVILYTFVTLLLVILGIVGVFWCHRSRRQRRNTTDPVNLSYQNNNVAAQNHLRTPTNVSVRYGVVPNEYVDLEGVTHHEHRPHESSSIPSPVQSETDQQPPDHDMYVELSVDLNSDTRRGAAAYQTIWD from the exons ATGTGGTATGAAGTTCTAAAATTATGTCGTACGTTTTTCATCCATACACACTTTATGAAGTTCCTGTTGATGGATTCATACATGTTGATATTAGTGGTTGTTTCACTTGTATTCAGCCAGAAAGCAGACAGCAATAATG GAAATCTAAAGAAAATGCACTATG ATTTTTTCGACTCGGGATGTGGAAAATTACGATACGTGAACCTTGATACAACATACCAAGTagaatgtacaaataaatattgCTTTGGAAAACATGACAGTTGTCTTTTGCCATTCACCGGCAGTAATTCAATCGACATAGTGTGTGCACAGGTCATTGAGCTACAATGTGGAGGTCAAATAATATTACGGATAGATTATCGTGGTGGATATAACGGTACCGGTTTTAAG GAATATAACTGTTTAAGAGAAGTGGATGAGAAGAAAAGATATTGCGGAAAATATATTCACATTGTATCATTgcaaaaacaaattgtcaacttTAAAATACATGACGTAGTTGACTCTTCGATAAAAGTATGGATAACAGCTTATCGACCAGACGAGATGAAGCTGTCATCAGATA ATCCAAATGTAAATTCAGTCATTTTGTATACTTTTGTAACACTGCTATTGGTTATCTTGGGTATAGTTGGTGTGTTTTGGTGTCACAGAAGTCGACGCCAGAGAAGAAATACAACAGATCCAGTCAATTTGTCGTACCAGAATAATAATGTAGCGGCACAAAACCATTTGAGAACACCAACTAATGTGTCAGTTCGTTATGGAGTTGTTCCAAATGAATACGTTGATCTCGAAGGTGTAACTCATCACGAGCATAGGCCAC ACGAATCGTCTAGTATCCCGTCGCCTGTGCAATCGGAGACTGATCAACAACCACCAGATCATGATATGTACGTGGAATTATCTGTAGATCTAAATAGTGACACTAGGCGTGGTGCAGCTGCTTACCAGACAATATGGGACTGA